The Pseudomonadota bacterium DNA window GGCGATCCTCTTCAACACACCGGGCACCCCGGATGCGTTCCTGACCACACAGGACGGCTTCCCGATGACCGGGCGCGGGCAGGGCACCAAGGCGCTGCGCGTCGCGCATTTTTCGTCCGTGAGTGGCGACACCTTTTCGGACATGGTGCTGTTCATCGGTGCGCCCTTTCTTGCGGTGTTCGTCGAGCGCTGGCTCGACCTGCCGGAAAAAACCGCGCTGATCATCCTGTCGCTCGCGTTCATCGCCGCCGTGGTTGGCAGCTCGCCGGCGCGGGGCCTGATCTCGGCGAGCCTGGGCATGCTGGTCGCCTACGTCGGCACCGGTGAAGACTTCTACCCCCGACTCAGCCTCGGGTTTGACGGTGTCGCCAACGGTTTCCCCGTGGTGGCGGTGATCCTCGGGGTGCTGATCATCGGCGAGGTGTTCAAGTCGATCGAAGACATGGTGCGCGAGGGCATCGCCGAGGCCGACCGGCAACGCGTCGGCGAGGTGGGCGACCAGCGCTTGCGCTGGCACGAGCGCAAGCGTCTGTTGCCGTACATCGGCCGCTCGGCGGTGATCGGCACCGCCATCGGCGCGCTGCCGGGTGTGGGTTCGACGCTGGCGGCCACGCTTGGGTACGCGGCCGGCAAACGTCGCTATGCCAAGCGCAACCCCGGTGAAGCGGGCTTTGGCTCCGGCCTGGCCGAGGGTGTGGCGTCCACCGAAGGGGCCAACAGCGCGGTCTCGGGGGCCAACCTGATTCCGGTGCTGTCACTCGGTATCCCCGGCAACGCGGCGGCGGTGTTTCTGATCCTCGCAACCGACAGCATCGGTGGCTTCAACCCGGGGCCTTCCGTCTTCCGCTTCGACGCACAGAGCGTCAACAGCGAGCTGGTGATGGCCTTCGGCCTCTTCACCCTCATGGTGATTGCCAACCTTGCAAACTGGACCGTGGGCGGCACGGTCATGCGCTACATGGGGATCATGGCGCGTGTGCCGCGCCAGCTGCTGATGCCGAGTGTGTTGCTCGTGACCCTCACCGCGATCTATGTGCAAGAGGCGGCGCTCAGCGCGGTGTACGTGACACTGGCTTTCGGTGCACTTGGCTACCTGATGCGCCGACTCGACGTGTCGGTCCTGCCGTTTGTCATCGCGTTCATCCTCGCCGGCAGCCTCGAGCAAACCGCACGGCAGGCCTTCGCCGCAACCGGCAGTGACCCCTGGTTCCTTTTCAACAACCCCCTGGCGCTTGCGTTCATTGTCATCGCGGTCGTGATTGTGGTGCGCCTTGGCTTCCGGAAAACCCCCGATGTCTGACAAGCGCCCCAACATCCTGTTGATTTCGGCAGACCAACACCGCGCGGACTGCTTCGGCTTCGAGGGTCGGCGCATCAAGACGCCGCACCTCGACGGGCTCGCCGCCGAGGGCACGCGCTTTTCGTCGTGCATCACGCCGTGTGTGGTGTGCCAACCGGCGCGTGCGTCGATCCTGACGGGCCTGTTGCCGCGCAGCCACGGCGTGCACGACAACGGCATCGACCTCAGCCCGGCGATTGGCGAGCGCGGCTTTGCCGGTGCGCTCGCGGCGGGTGGCTACGACACGGCGTATTTCGGCAAGGCGCACTTCTCGACGTACCACACCTTCGAGCCGACCGGCACACCTGAATGCCTCAGTTCATCGCACGAATACGGCGACGACTGGCACGGCCCCTACATGGGGTTCGCGCACGTCGAGATGATGTTGGTGGGCCACAACTACTTTCTGCCAGAGAAGCCGCCGCGCGGCCAACACTACGAGCGCTGGTTTTACGCCGACGGCAACGGCGACGAGAAGAACCGTTTGTACGGCGAGAACGCCGGTAACACCCACGGCGCGGCGCAAACCTGGCACTCCCGCTTGCCGCCGGAATGGCACAACAGCACCTGGACAGCGGATCGGTTCATTCGTTGGTTGGATTCGCACGACGATGACACGCCGTTTTGCAGTTGGGTCAGCTTCCCTGACCCGCACCACCCGTTTGATTGTCCCGAGCCCTGGTCGCGCCTGCACGATCCGGCTGATGTCGACTTGCCGCCCCACCGCGAGCGCCACTTCGCCGGTCGCCCGTGGTGGCACGAGGCTGTGCTGACCAAGGAACCGACGGGGTCGGCCGCGTCAGCCAAAATCCGCAAGGAGTACAGCCGCATTCCACCGCAGACCGACCAGCAGCTGCGTGAGATCATCGCCAACACCTACGGGCAGATCGCACTGATCGACCACAACGTCGGTCGGATCCTCGCGGCGCTGGAGCTGAGCGGGCAGGCCGAGAACACGCTTGTGATCTATATCTCGGACCACGGCGACTGGCTCGGCGATCACGGTTTGGTCCTCAAGGGGCCGATGCACTACGACGGCCTGTTGCGTGTGCCGATGATCTGGCGCGGGCCCGGCGTGCCGCAGGGCAAAGTGGTCGATGACCCGGTGTCGACCCTCGACCTCGGTCCGACCTTCTCCGACTACGCCGGCGCCGCGCCGTTGCAAACGCAACACGGCGAGAGCGTGCGCCCGCTGATCGAGACCGACGACGCAACGCGGGCCTACGCGTTCAACGAGTGGCAACTGCTGCCCACCCGGGCCGGTGTCGGTTTGTCGTTGCGCACCGTTCGCACCAGGACACACAAACTCACGGTCGATCTCATCAGCGGCGCGGGGGAACTTTACGACCTCGTCAACGACCCGCACGAGTGCGTCAACCGCTTCGACGAGGCCGACTACGCCGACGTGCAGGCCGCGCTCCAGACGATGATCGACGCGCGACCCGATGACATGTTGCCCGACCAGGTGCAGGTGGGGATGGCGTAGACGTCGGCCCGGGTGAGACCGATGCTGTGCGCGTGCAGTGATTGGGGTCGACAGCGTCACGTGTGGCGCGTAAAACGCTCAAACCATGTACTCGCCTCGTTTGATCAACCGCCCTGTGACGGATGGGCCATCACCCGCAGGCTGTTCGGCTGACGTCCCGGTTCCCGCACCGGCGGTACGTGAGTGCGTCGGTGTGCGGCCGGCTCATCAACCCCTGGGTGCGGGAGACCGGCTATTGCTGCTTTGCGCGGTGTGCCTGTCGATGCTGTTGGGAGGCTGCAGCGTCATGGCCCCTGTAACGGGGTTCTACGCAGACACGGCGGTTGCGCAACCCAAATCGCGCAACTACCTGCGGGACCGGCCGCCGATCTGGATCGAGGCGCCGGCAAGCAAGACGGTCATCATTTACAGCCACGGCACCACCCGGCCGCAGCGCAGAGAAGACTGTGGTGCCTTCTGGAATCGGGTGCCGCCGTCGTTGCTGTCCGTGCAGAGCGAGACGACGCTGATCTACTACCTGTGTTCAGCCGTCACCGAGCCGCCCGGGGCGGCCTTTGCCGGGCAATACGTGGACGACCGCCTCGCGGAAGTGGAGCGCACACTCGACGACATGATCGACGCCGGTGTGGCACCGCAGCGGTTGTTCCTCGCCGGGCATTCGGCCGGTGGCTGGGTGGCGCTGATGGCGGCGAGTGCGTTTCCCGCCAAGTTCAACGCCGCGATCGCCTACGCGCCAGCATTCGCCGGTCGCCGGAGCGAGGCGGCCGCCTTCCCGTGGTGGCGGGGCGAAGTGCGTCCGCGCCAGGTGGTACGCATGCTGTCGGCCCCGGCGCTGTCGGCGCTGGTGTTTGCCTACGAGGGCGACCCGTTCAACCGTCCCGAGGATCTGCAGTTTCTCGCAGACGCGTTTCCGTCCACGGTCACGATGGTCGCGTACGGCTGCGCCAACCTGAACAAGCACCTCGTGCACCTCAACGACTGCCGTGAGGCCGAAACCGCCGCGCGCGCTGCCGCGTTCCTCGCCGATCGCGTGGGCGCCGTGACCCACTGAACTTGCAAGGCCTGGCGTGTGGTCACGGTCAGAGCCAGGCGCTCGGCACGTCTGCGGCTGCGGTGTTGGCCTCGGCCACGAGACGCCACTGTGCTTCGGTCTTGGGCAGTTCGCACTCGAAGAAGTACCGGCAGGTTGCCAGCTTGGCCTCGCGTTGATTGGCACGGGTGTCACCGAGCGCCAACGCCGCGATCGCCTGATCGAGCCACAGCCAGGCCACCACGGTGTGGCCGAAGGCGGACAGTGCGTGGCTGGCGTTGTCCATCGCGCGCTCGGGCTCGACGCGAGACGCCAGGTGATCCAGCGCCGAGCGCGCGGTGTCGATCGCGGTGGCCAGCGCCGTCGCGAAGGTATCGAGTTGCGGGTGCAGGCGCGCGCGATCGACAGTCACCGTCATCCGTGTCGTGAGGAGTGCGAGCGCACGGCCCTGGTCGGCCAACACCTTGCGGCCGAGGAAATCGATCGCCTGGATGCCGTGCGTGCCCTCGTGGATCGGGTTGAGGCGGTTGTCCCGGTAGATCTGCTCGACGTCGTAGTCGCGCGTGTAGCCGTAGCCGCCGTGAATCTGGATTGCATGGTCGTTCGCCACCAGGCCAAACTCCGAGGGCCAGCTCTTGGTGATCGGTGTCAGCAGGCCGAGCAGGTGTTCGGCGTCCTGGCGGTCGCCCATTTCGGGCGCGGTCTTGATGTCATCGACGAGGCGCGCCGAGTACAGGACCAGCGCGAGCGCGCCCTCGGCGATGGCCTTCTGCGCCAACAGCATGCGCTTGACGTCGGCGTGCTCGACAATCGGCACCATGGGCGCATCGGGGTTGCGGGCATCCGCTCCCAGCCGACCCTGCGGTCGATTGCGCGCGTAGTCGAGCGATTGGGTGTAGCCACGAAACGCCAGCGCGGCCGCCCCGAGGCCGACCATGATCCGCGCCTCGTTCATCATCCGGAACATGTTGGGCAGGCCGTCGCCTGCTGCGCCGATGCGCCAACCGAGTGCGCCGGTGGTCTCGCCGAAATTCAACAGGCAATTCACCGTGCCGCGGTAGCCCATCTTGTGGTTGAGACCGGCGACCGCAACGTCGTTTCGGGAGCCGTCCGGCAACACCTTTGGCACGGCGAACAGCGAAATACCCCGGATGCCCGTCAGCTGCGTGCCGTCGTCAGCGGGGGCCTTGGCGAGCACGAGGTGGACGATGTTCTCGCTCAGGCTGTGGTCGCCACCCGAGATCCACATCTTGTTTCCGCGCAGCCGGTAGCGCTGGCCGAGGGCGTCCGAGCCGTCCGGTTTCGCATGGGTGCGGATGTCCGCAAGCGACGAGCCGGCGTGTGGTTCGGACAGGCACATGGTGCCGAAACAGCGACCGGCGATTTGGGGCCGAGCCCAGGCGTCAATCTGCGCCGGACTTGCGCATTCGAGCAGCAGGCGGGCGTTGCCGCCGGTCAGCATCGGGTAGGCGGCAGTGCTGATGTTGGCGGCACAGAAGTGGGCGAAGGCGGCGGTGGCGACGGTGTTCGGCAGCTACAGGCCACCGAACGCCTCCGGGAAGGCGCTGGCGAAGAAACCCGCTTCGGCGTACGTGCCGAGCGCCTCACCGATCGCGGGAATCAGGCGCACGGTGCCGGCGTCGAGTTCGGGCTCGGTTGCGTCCGAGGCCTTGTAGTGCGGGGCGAAGTGGTCCCGGGCGAGGTCGGCGGCGAGGTCGAGCACAGCGTCGAAGGTGTCGACACCGTGCGCGCGGTAGGCGTCTCGGTCCGCCAGCGTCGCCACCTCGAGCCAGTCGTTCAACAGGAACTGCATTTCGTTGCGGGGAATGAAATCCATGGAGCGTGCGCGGGCTGCCAGGGCTAGGACACACAGTGTGACCGGTTTTCGGCGCGTGTGCGCACGCACGCTGCGCGCTGGAGCCCGGGCCGTGCGAGGCCGTACACTGCGTGTCAGTGACACCGGGGGGCGCAGGGCATGATTGTCGAGTGGCTTCACGTGCTGGCAACCGTGGCGTTGGGCCTCTACGCGGGCAGCCTGTTGACCGAGGGCGCGCTGCTCGTGCCCTATTGGCGCACGCTCTCACCGAGCGCGTTTTTCGGTCTTCACGGCGACTTCGGGCCGCGCCTGTTTCGCTTCTTTTTTCCGGTCACCAACGCGGCGGTCTGGTTGTCTGTGGCGTCGGCGTTGCTCGACCGGTTTGATAACGCCTACCGGACTGTGGCTGCCGTCCTCTGTCTGGCCGCGCTCGCGACCTTCTTTCTGTTTTTCAAGCGCGCCAATGCCGCCTTTGCCGCCCGCACCCTGAGCGACGAGGCGTTGGCGTCAGCCCTGGCGCGGTGGGCGCTGTGGCACTGGGTGCGCACGGTCGCGGCCGTGCTCGCTTTCGCTGCCGCGACGGCGGCCTTCGTGCTGCACTGACCGACGGGCGCGGGGGCGCTGTTTCGATGGACAAGATGAAATCGCTCGAGGTGTGTGTCGCGGTGGCAGACGAGGGCAGCCTCGCCGGTGCCGCCCGTTCGCTGTCACTCAGTGCCCCCTCGGTGACCCGTATCCTGGGCGAGCTGGAGGCCGAGCTCGGGGTGCTGCTGTTTCACCGCTCGACCCGCGCACTCACGCTGACGGCGGACGGCACCCGCTTTGTCAGCGAGGCGCGTGACATCCTCGAGCGCTACGGCGCTGCGACAGAAACTGCACGCGGCAGCCACCGCGAGCCGCGCGGTGAACTGCGCCTCACGGCACCGGCCATGTTCGGGCAGTTCTACGTGCAGCCCCTGGTGTTGGAGTACCTCGATGCTCACTCGCAGGTGCGTGTTGACGCGGTCTGGCTCGACCAGGTCGTCAACCTGATCGAAGCGCGCTTCGATGTGGCGGTGCGCATTGGTGCGCTGGCCGACTCGAGCCTGATCGCCACCCCGGTCGGCACGGTGCGCAGTGTGGTCTGCGCGAGCGAGGCCTACCTCGCCGAGCACGGCGAACCGCGGACACCAACCGACCTGCTGAACCACCGGATCGTGCACTGCAGCGCCATCAGCGACGCGAGCTGGCGTTTCGAGGGCGAGGGCGCCCCGCGTCTCAAGCCGCGCCTGTCGGTGTCGTCGATTCCCTCGGCCATCGCCGCAGCAACCGCCGGCTGGGGCGTGACCCGGGTGTTGTCCTACCAGGTGGCCGATGCCATCGAGCGTGGTGAGCTGCGCGAAGTGCTGGCGTCGCACGCGGTACCGGCCTTGCCAATCAACCTGGTGCATGCCGAGGGACGATCGGCGTCGGCCAAAGTGCGTGCCTTTGTGGCACTGGCGCGGGATCGCCTTCGGAACAACCCGTTTCTGCAAGGCGTGTGACGGCAGCGCGTCACGGGTTGAACGGCGACGGCGCCTCCAGCGACCAGCGCTGTGCGAGCGCCGCCTCTCGGTAGACGATGCGCTCGGGCTGCACTCGCCAGGCCTGTGCCACCGTGTCGTTCAAGCCAGTGACTTCAGTGTCGAGCAGCAGCTCGGCCGCGCCGGTCAACTGCAAGACCGCACCTGTGTCGAAATCCGGAAAAACGAGCCCGACACGGCCGGTTTCGAGGATGTTGCCGAAGGTGTTGAAGAAGCGGTTGCCGGGGTAGTCCGGGATCAGCAGGCTGCCGTCGCGCTCGACCTGAACGAACCCCGGTTTGCCACCGCGGTGCGACACATCGACAGCGCGCCCGGATGCGGTGTCCGCGTAGGAGGCGACAAAAAAGGTGTCAGCCGCATGCACGCCCTGCAGGTAGTTCGTGTCGGTGGCGGCGAGCTCCAGCGGCTCGGTGGACGGTTTCGCTGTGACGGCGGCGTCCCCCACCGGTGCGCGTACCTGTATGTACTTCGGGCAGTTGCCCATGGTCTGTTCGACGGCGACATCGACGCCCTGATCGGAGACAGCGCTGATCTGTCCGTTCACGCGGTTGCGCCGACGGGTGCCGAGTTCGATGCCCAGCAACCCGATGGCGCGCCCGTCACTGAAGCCGGCGTGTGCCGGGTCGGTGTTCGCCACGCTGGCCGCGATGTGCAGGCGCGTTGGCGAGCGTGCGTCGACAAAACCCGGTTGGCCCTGAACGACGGTGGCCCAGGGACGGTCCGCCGCATCGACCACGCCCGCCACCATGAACGGCAGGCTCTCGTAGAACCGCTGGTGCTGCTCTGGCATGAAAGGGCGCAGCACGCGCTGGCCGAGGCGTTCCATCTCCGCCTGCACGCCGAGGCGTGCGTGCAGCGCGCGCTCGCCGCGGTGCCAGGGGGAGGGCGGGGCACCGTCTGCAGGCGTGAATTCGCTGTGCTCTTCGGTCACGGTGTGAACTCCGGTCGTCAGGCGGCGTCGTGGGGTGCAAACGGCGTGAAGCCCGGCAGGGCTTCGACGCGTTCGAGCCAGCGTGTGATGTGCTGGTAGGTGCTGCGGTCGATGCCCGCGTCCACGACCCGTTCGGTGTAGCTGTACAACGCGACGTCGGCCAGCGTTGCGGTGTCGCCGGTGAGGAAGGGCCGGTCGGTCAGCGCGGCGTCCATCTGCGCGAACAGCGCGTGTGAGCGGGCCGTCACGTCGGCTTCGTCGAACGGCGCGCCGAACAGCACGCGCAAGCGCGCGTTGCAGGGGCCGAACGTGAG harbors:
- a CDS encoding pyridoxamine 5'-phosphate oxidase family protein, translating into MTEEHSEFTPADGAPPSPWHRGERALHARLGVQAEMERLGQRVLRPFMPEQHQRFYESLPFMVAGVVDAADRPWATVVQGQPGFVDARSPTRLHIAASVANTDPAHAGFSDGRAIGLLGIELGTRRRNRVNGQISAVSDQGVDVAVEQTMGNCPKYIQVRAPVGDAAVTAKPSTEPLELAATDTNYLQGVHAADTFFVASYADTASGRAVDVSHRGGKPGFVQVERDGSLLIPDYPGNRFFNTFGNILETGRVGLVFPDFDTGAVLQLTGAAELLLDTEVTGLNDTVAQAWRVQPERIVYREAALAQRWSLEAPSPFNP
- a CDS encoding sulfatase-like hydrolase/transferase, with translation MSDKRPNILLISADQHRADCFGFEGRRIKTPHLDGLAAEGTRFSSCITPCVVCQPARASILTGLLPRSHGVHDNGIDLSPAIGERGFAGALAAGGYDTAYFGKAHFSTYHTFEPTGTPECLSSSHEYGDDWHGPYMGFAHVEMMLVGHNYFLPEKPPRGQHYERWFYADGNGDEKNRLYGENAGNTHGAAQTWHSRLPPEWHNSTWTADRFIRWLDSHDDDTPFCSWVSFPDPHHPFDCPEPWSRLHDPADVDLPPHRERHFAGRPWWHEAVLTKEPTGSAASAKIRKEYSRIPPQTDQQLREIIANTYGQIALIDHNVGRILAALELSGQAENTLVIYISDHGDWLGDHGLVLKGPMHYDGLLRVPMIWRGPGVPQGKVVDDPVSTLDLGPTFSDYAGAAPLQTQHGESVRPLIETDDATRAYAFNEWQLLPTRAGVGLSLRTVRTRTHKLTVDLISGAGELYDLVNDPHECVNRFDEADYADVQAALQTMIDARPDDMLPDQVQVGMA
- a CDS encoding alpha/beta hydrolase, encoding MAPVTGFYADTAVAQPKSRNYLRDRPPIWIEAPASKTVIIYSHGTTRPQRREDCGAFWNRVPPSLLSVQSETTLIYYLCSAVTEPPGAAFAGQYVDDRLAEVERTLDDMIDAGVAPQRLFLAGHSAGGWVALMAASAFPAKFNAAIAYAPAFAGRRSEAAAFPWWRGEVRPRQVVRMLSAPALSALVFAYEGDPFNRPEDLQFLADAFPSTVTMVAYGCANLNKHLVHLNDCREAETAARAAAFLADRVGAVTH
- a CDS encoding LysR family transcriptional regulator — translated: MDKMKSLEVCVAVADEGSLAGAARSLSLSAPSVTRILGELEAELGVLLFHRSTRALTLTADGTRFVSEARDILERYGAATETARGSHREPRGELRLTAPAMFGQFYVQPLVLEYLDAHSQVRVDAVWLDQVVNLIEARFDVAVRIGALADSSLIATPVGTVRSVVCASEAYLAEHGEPRTPTDLLNHRIVHCSAISDASWRFEGEGAPRLKPRLSVSSIPSAIAAATAGWGVTRVLSYQVADAIERGELREVLASHAVPALPINLVHAEGRSASAKVRAFVALARDRLRNNPFLQGV
- a CDS encoding tripartite tricarboxylate transporter permease, whose protein sequence is MTPLEYIWAGVLAVFASDPLISLFGWGIPSALVMVLLGFFVGVVVGATPGLAGPMAMAVSLPILISIFGYEPSALLPVMGFLIGVMKGATVGGAVPAILFNTPGTPDAFLTTQDGFPMTGRGQGTKALRVAHFSSVSGDTFSDMVLFIGAPFLAVFVERWLDLPEKTALIILSLAFIAAVVGSSPARGLISASLGMLVAYVGTGEDFYPRLSLGFDGVANGFPVVAVILGVLIIGEVFKSIEDMVREGIAEADRQRVGEVGDQRLRWHERKRLLPYIGRSAVIGTAIGALPGVGSTLAATLGYAAGKRRYAKRNPGEAGFGSGLAEGVASTEGANSAVSGANLIPVLSLGIPGNAAAVFLILATDSIGGFNPGPSVFRFDAQSVNSELVMAFGLFTLMVIANLANWTVGGTVMRYMGIMARVPRQLLMPSVLLVTLTAIYVQEAALSAVYVTLAFGALGYLMRRLDVSVLPFVIAFILAGSLEQTARQAFAATGSDPWFLFNNPLALAFIVIAVVIVVRLGFRKTPDV